From a single Hymenobacter sp. YIM 151500-1 genomic region:
- a CDS encoding YsnF/AvaK domain-containing protein — protein sequence MSSEVEAPVVVPVIEERAVVSREVVETARVRLTKTVHEREEVLNLPLQHEEVQVERVPVNQFVADGAAPPGVRHQGDTTVIPVLREVIVTRLLVVEEIHVTKRTVTATHTEPITLRHEELTVDRHPAPGAAGHGSAEAAPAGTPHL from the coding sequence TTGTCGTCCGAGGTCGAGGCCCCGGTAGTGGTTCCCGTAATTGAGGAGCGGGCTGTCGTAAGCCGTGAAGTAGTAGAAACTGCGCGAGTGCGCCTGACCAAAACTGTTCACGAACGGGAGGAGGTGCTCAACCTGCCTCTGCAACACGAGGAAGTGCAGGTAGAGCGTGTTCCGGTCAACCAGTTCGTGGCAGATGGCGCGGCGCCGCCCGGTGTCCGTCACCAGGGCGACACCACCGTTATTCCGGTGCTGCGCGAAGTAATTGTAACACGCCTGCTTGTCGTAGAGGAAATACACGTCACCAAGCGTACCGTTACAGCCACTCATACCGAGCCCATTACGCTGCGGCACGAAGAACTAACCGTTGACCGGCACCCAGCGCCTGGTGCGGCCGGTCATGGTTCTGCTGAGGCAGCCCCGGCCGGCACCCCCCACCTGTAA
- a CDS encoding YsnF/AvaK domain-containing protein, whose amino-acid sequence MNQTVVGIFDSAEEAQQAARQLAAAGFTKDYVDVASSSAYRNASGTATTSAATTSSSASDDDSIGGFFRNLFGGDDDENARRYSHVARQSSSLVTVHCHSAENARQAAEILDQAGAIDVEERAAQTGYALGNNLQASGTASTQGAVSAQVIEENLQVGKRVEQTGGARLRSRIVERPVEAHVRLREEHVTVERTPVNRPATEADFAAFKEGQVEITESAERAVVGKEARVVEEVTLGKEVTEREETIRDTVRKTEVDIERLDNTTGTGTTGDTNRS is encoded by the coding sequence ATGAACCAGACCGTAGTAGGAATTTTTGATAGCGCCGAAGAAGCGCAGCAAGCCGCCCGCCAACTCGCCGCCGCCGGCTTCACCAAGGACTATGTAGACGTGGCCTCGTCCAGCGCCTACCGTAATGCCAGCGGCACTGCTACCACCTCAGCAGCCACTACCAGCTCGTCGGCTTCAGATGACGACAGCATCGGTGGCTTCTTCCGCAACCTGTTTGGGGGCGACGATGATGAGAATGCCCGCCGCTATTCGCATGTAGCCCGCCAAAGCAGCTCCTTAGTAACGGTGCATTGCCACTCGGCCGAAAACGCCCGCCAAGCCGCTGAGATTCTGGACCAGGCCGGGGCAATTGACGTAGAGGAACGGGCTGCCCAAACGGGCTATGCCCTGGGCAATAACCTGCAAGCCAGCGGCACGGCTAGCACTCAAGGCGCCGTATCGGCCCAGGTAATCGAAGAAAACCTGCAAGTAGGCAAGCGGGTGGAGCAGACCGGGGGTGCCCGCCTGCGCAGCCGCATCGTGGAGCGCCCGGTAGAAGCTCATGTACGTCTGCGTGAAGAGCACGTAACCGTGGAGCGCACTCCTGTAAACCGTCCCGCTACCGAAGCTGATTTCGCAGCCTTCAAGGAAGGCCAAGTTGAAATCACGGAAAGCGCCGAGCGGGCCGTAGTAGGCAAAGAAGCCCGTGTGGTAGAGGAAGTTACCTTGGGTAAAGAAGTGACTGAGCGTGAGGAAACTATCCGGGACACCGTGCGCAAAACCGAGGTGGACATCGAGCGTCTCGACAACACCACGGGCACCGGCACAACCGGCGACACCAACCGTTCTTAA
- the dnaE gene encoding DNA polymerase III subunit alpha, whose product MPTFSHLHCHTQYSLLDGQASISQLMKKAQADGMPAVALTDHGNMFGAFNFVAEANKYNVKPIVGCEFYLVEDRHKKSFSREKGERDNRYHQLLLAKDQAGYHNLAKLCSMSFIEGVYSKYPRIDKELLLQYHEGLIATSCCIGAEIPQALLWETEEKAEELLKWWLDVFGEDYYIEIQRHGLMNIDNTGKSQEDLNQTLLKWAKKYNVKVICTNDSHYVDQTDFAPHDLLLCVNTGEEHSIPVGDFQTKYFRLLSSDNKVLYDHLDNLRPLASSDDQVRRQLMRIDEEAQMPKPRSRFGFPNDQFYFKSQEEMNRLFQDVPESVDNTNEIVDKITPPKLQRDILLPNFPLPAEHPTADAYLCHLTYKGAFDGPRPRYSERTPEIEERLDYELRIIEAMGFAGYFLIVQDFINRGRDMGVAVGPGRGSAAGSAVAYCVGITNIDPIKYSLLFERFLNPERVSMPDIDIDFDDVNRQRVIDYVVDKYGKTQVAQIITFGTMAAKSSIKDVARAMELPLPATNELAKMVPEKPGTTLAGAFAENPELDYILRDEAPDNLRGQILRLAHKLEGSVRNTGIHAAGVIIAPDDITKYIPVSTSKDSDLLVTQFDGKVIESAGMLKMDFLGLKTLTIIVDALALIEKNHGITIDIDQIPLDDPKTYELYQRGDTIGTFQFESEGMRMYLKDLKPTNIEDLIAMNALYRPGPMQFIPNFINRKHGREQIEYPHELLEPILNYSQGIMVYQEQIMQAAQILAGYSLGGADLLRRAMGKKDMKKMAQEREKFCKGAAELHGIKEKKANEVFDVMEKFAAYGFNRSHSAAYSVVAYQTGYLKANYPAEYMAAVLTNNMGDIKKVTFFIEEARRQGVAVLGPDVNESILKFNVNEKGQIRFGMAAVKGAGEAAIESIVAEREKKGPYTDLFDFSKRVNLRAVNKKTFESLALAGAFDSFERYHRRQFVEAPGGDQNLIDKAVRLGQQYQQEQESAQQSLFGGGAFGAVAMPLPKVPDMEPWPATEQLRREKEVVGFYLSGHPLDDFKLEIDSYCTCGLDKVENYKNREVTVAGLISNVLFKTTKTGQPFVSFNVEDYDSSLNLALFRDDYTRFSALINPRNYDKEQVPPMYIRGKYQQRFRDSDQFEFKILTMEPLFNVAEKLANGVRVQLDLRTITEPFMDRFMEAVEGCQGSKKLEIKFAEPHEHLTVDTYSRRYRIEPKEFIRRMREMEIDACQLI is encoded by the coding sequence ATGCCTACCTTCTCACACCTGCATTGCCATACTCAGTACTCTCTGCTCGACGGCCAGGCCAGCATCAGCCAGCTGATGAAAAAGGCCCAGGCCGACGGTATGCCCGCCGTGGCCCTCACCGACCACGGCAACATGTTCGGGGCGTTCAACTTTGTGGCCGAGGCCAATAAGTACAACGTGAAGCCCATTGTGGGCTGTGAGTTTTACCTGGTAGAAGACCGGCACAAAAAGAGCTTCAGCCGGGAGAAGGGCGAGCGGGACAACCGTTACCACCAGCTGCTGCTGGCCAAAGACCAGGCCGGCTACCACAACCTGGCTAAGCTCTGCTCCATGAGCTTCATCGAAGGCGTGTACTCGAAGTACCCGCGCATCGACAAGGAGCTGCTGCTGCAATACCATGAGGGCCTGATTGCCACCAGCTGCTGCATCGGGGCCGAGATTCCGCAGGCTTTGCTGTGGGAAACCGAGGAAAAGGCCGAGGAGCTGCTGAAGTGGTGGCTGGACGTGTTTGGCGAGGACTACTACATCGAGATTCAGCGGCACGGGCTGATGAACATCGACAACACCGGCAAAAGCCAGGAGGACCTCAACCAGACCTTGCTGAAGTGGGCCAAGAAGTACAACGTCAAGGTTATCTGCACCAACGACTCCCACTACGTCGACCAAACGGACTTTGCGCCCCACGACCTGCTTTTGTGCGTGAATACCGGCGAGGAGCACAGCATTCCGGTAGGCGACTTCCAGACCAAGTACTTCCGCTTGCTGTCTTCCGACAACAAGGTACTCTACGACCACCTCGACAACTTGCGGCCCCTGGCCTCCTCCGACGACCAGGTGCGGCGCCAGCTTATGCGCATCGACGAGGAAGCCCAGATGCCCAAGCCCCGCTCCCGCTTCGGCTTCCCCAACGACCAGTTCTACTTCAAAAGCCAGGAGGAGATGAACCGGCTGTTCCAGGACGTGCCGGAAAGCGTGGACAACACCAACGAAATCGTTGATAAAATCACGCCGCCCAAGCTCCAGCGCGACATTCTGCTTCCCAACTTCCCGCTGCCCGCCGAGCACCCTACCGCCGACGCCTACCTGTGCCACCTTACCTACAAAGGTGCTTTCGATGGGCCCCGCCCCCGCTACTCCGAGCGTACGCCCGAAATCGAGGAGCGGCTGGATTATGAGCTGCGCATCATCGAAGCCATGGGCTTTGCCGGCTACTTCCTCATCGTGCAGGACTTTATCAACCGGGGCCGCGACATGGGCGTGGCCGTGGGGCCGGGCCGGGGCTCGGCGGCGGGCTCGGCCGTGGCGTACTGCGTGGGTATCACCAACATCGACCCCATTAAGTATAGCCTGCTGTTCGAGCGTTTCCTGAACCCGGAGCGGGTGTCCATGCCCGATATCGACATCGACTTCGACGACGTGAACCGCCAGCGCGTCATCGACTACGTGGTGGACAAGTACGGCAAAACCCAGGTGGCCCAGATTATCACTTTCGGTACCATGGCCGCCAAAAGCAGCATCAAGGACGTGGCGCGGGCCATGGAGCTGCCCCTGCCGGCCACCAACGAGCTGGCCAAGATGGTGCCCGAAAAGCCCGGCACCACCCTGGCCGGGGCTTTTGCCGAAAACCCGGAGTTGGATTATATCCTCCGGGACGAAGCCCCCGACAACCTGCGCGGCCAGATTCTGCGCCTGGCCCACAAGCTGGAAGGCTCGGTGCGCAACACCGGCATTCACGCCGCCGGCGTCATCATCGCCCCCGACGACATCACCAAGTACATTCCGGTGTCCACGTCCAAGGACTCAGACCTCTTGGTCACGCAGTTCGACGGCAAGGTGATTGAGAGTGCCGGGATGCTGAAAATGGACTTTCTGGGCCTGAAGACGCTCACGATTATCGTGGACGCCCTGGCTCTGATTGAGAAAAACCACGGCATCACCATCGACATTGACCAGATTCCGCTCGACGACCCCAAAACCTACGAGCTGTACCAGCGCGGCGACACCATCGGTACGTTCCAGTTCGAGTCGGAGGGCATGCGCATGTACCTCAAGGACCTCAAGCCCACCAACATCGAGGACCTGATTGCCATGAACGCCCTGTACCGGCCGGGCCCCATGCAGTTCATCCCGAACTTCATCAACCGCAAGCACGGCCGGGAGCAAATCGAGTACCCGCACGAGCTGCTGGAGCCCATCCTGAACTACTCCCAGGGCATTATGGTGTACCAGGAGCAGATTATGCAGGCCGCCCAGATTCTGGCCGGCTACTCCCTGGGCGGCGCCGACCTGCTGCGCCGGGCCATGGGCAAAAAGGACATGAAGAAGATGGCCCAGGAGCGGGAGAAGTTCTGCAAGGGGGCGGCCGAGCTGCACGGCATCAAGGAGAAGAAAGCCAACGAGGTGTTCGACGTGATGGAGAAGTTTGCGGCCTACGGCTTCAACCGCTCCCACTCAGCCGCCTACTCCGTGGTGGCTTACCAAACCGGCTACCTCAAGGCCAACTACCCCGCCGAGTACATGGCCGCGGTGCTCACCAACAACATGGGCGACATCAAGAAGGTGACCTTCTTCATCGAGGAAGCCCGCCGCCAGGGCGTGGCCGTACTCGGCCCCGACGTAAACGAATCCATCCTGAAGTTCAACGTAAACGAGAAGGGCCAGATCCGCTTTGGCATGGCTGCCGTGAAAGGCGCCGGCGAAGCCGCCATTGAAAGCATTGTGGCGGAGCGCGAGAAGAAGGGCCCCTATACCGACCTGTTTGACTTCTCGAAGCGCGTGAACCTGCGGGCTGTCAACAAAAAAACTTTCGAAAGTTTGGCTTTGGCGGGCGCTTTCGACTCGTTTGAGCGCTACCACCGCCGGCAGTTCGTGGAAGCTCCCGGCGGCGACCAGAACCTGATTGACAAGGCCGTGCGCCTGGGCCAGCAGTACCAGCAGGAGCAGGAATCGGCTCAGCAGAGTTTGTTCGGTGGCGGCGCCTTCGGGGCCGTAGCCATGCCCCTGCCCAAGGTGCCCGACATGGAGCCCTGGCCCGCCACTGAGCAGCTGCGCCGCGAGAAAGAGGTGGTAGGCTTCTACCTTTCCGGCCATCCGCTCGACGATTTCAAGCTGGAAATCGACTCGTACTGCACCTGCGGACTTGATAAGGTGGAAAACTACAAGAACCGCGAAGTAACCGTGGCCGGGCTGATTTCCAACGTCCTGTTCAAGACCACCAAGACCGGCCAGCCCTTCGTGTCCTTCAACGTGGAAGACTACGACTCCAGCCTCAACCTGGCCCTGTTCCGCGACGACTACACCCGCTTTTCGGCCCTGATTAATCCGCGTAACTACGACAAAGAGCAGGTGCCCCCCATGTACATTCGGGGCAAGTACCAGCAGCGCTTCCGCGACTCCGACCAGTTCGAGTTCAAAATTCTGACCATGGAGCCCCTGTTCAACGTGGCCGAGAAGCTGGCCAACGGCGTGCGGGTGCAGCTCGACCTGCGCACCATCACCGAGCCCTTTATGGACCGGTTTATGGAGGCGGTGGAAGGCTGCCAGGGCTCCAAGAAGCTGGAAATCAAATTCGCCGAGCCCCACGAGCACCTTACCGTAGACACCTACTCGCGCCGCTACCGCATCGAGCCCAAGGAGTTTATCCGCCGCATGCGCGAAATGGAAATCGACGCCTGCCAGCTGATTTAG
- a CDS encoding LysM peptidoglycan-binding domain-containing protein, giving the protein MRISLSAPVVALALGLLWAQPGHAQQTESTSTPTPPPLSEDSVRVMSGLVQRSVQQLRAIYFEPNDARAVQLVDQALVEIPVLNQRLSHYTASLSREQQQELAQRLRRQPWQVELNTLLRSPQYKGFTARAAKNPALKAAADRLQTAGFLGTVKPAPSAATAVATPAAVPASVAAAASASMAAPAPKAQPATAPVSAKPVPASAVAAAKPQAVSSAPTAASVAGSPASKLTSTETNPKPTAPKPAAATRHTVQKGETLFSIARQYGVTPAQLQEWNGKTTEKVKIGEELQVKATK; this is encoded by the coding sequence ATGAGGATTTCTTTATCTGCACCAGTGGTGGCCCTGGCTTTGGGGCTGCTGTGGGCCCAGCCGGGCCACGCCCAACAAACCGAATCAACCTCTACTCCCACCCCGCCGCCCCTGTCCGAAGATTCCGTGCGCGTCATGTCGGGGCTGGTGCAGCGCAGCGTGCAGCAGTTACGCGCTATCTACTTCGAGCCCAATGACGCCCGCGCCGTGCAGCTCGTCGACCAGGCCCTGGTAGAAATTCCGGTGCTCAACCAGCGCCTGAGTCACTACACGGCCAGCTTGTCGCGGGAGCAGCAGCAGGAGCTGGCCCAGCGCCTGCGCCGCCAGCCCTGGCAAGTGGAGCTGAATACGCTGCTGCGCAGCCCTCAGTACAAGGGGTTCACTGCCCGCGCCGCTAAAAACCCCGCCCTCAAAGCCGCCGCCGACCGGCTCCAGACTGCCGGCTTCCTGGGTACTGTCAAACCAGCGCCCAGCGCCGCTACTGCGGTGGCGACACCGGCTGCGGTGCCTGCTTCGGTTGCGGCTGCTGCTTCGGCTTCAATGGCTGCTCCCGCGCCGAAGGCTCAACCTGCCACGGCCCCGGTTTCGGCTAAGCCAGTTCCGGCTTCAGCGGTTGCGGCGGCTAAACCTCAGGCCGTTTCCTCTGCTCCTACAGCTGCTTCGGTTGCGGGTAGCCCCGCTTCTAAACTAACTTCAACTGAAACCAACCCAAAACCGACTGCCCCGAAACCTGCTGCCGCCACACGCCATACCGTGCAGAAAGGCGAGACCCTGTTCAGCATTGCCCGCCAGTACGGTGTTACGCCTGCTCAATTGCAGGAATGGAATGGCAAGACTACGGAGAAGGTTAAGATAGGCGAAGAATTGCAGGTGAAAGCCACCAAGTAG
- a CDS encoding LysM peptidoglycan-binding domain-containing protein has product MKKLIFLFLGLLPLLAVGQTQPVPAELSLGGLRLRLTDGGRQAVQQKVDALRRHPASFQARVVLADAYFPLIDRVLQQEGVPADFHFLALQESGLQGDAQSIHDAVGYWQFKRESAQDFGLTMNDAVDERKHIVASSKAAAQYLLRSNKVFRNWANSLLSYNLGLTGTKPYTLPTDAGATEVEISERTHPYVLTFLAHKVAYESAVGLNPRPPLQLQEFPAPAGQPLAVLAPALQQSPEQLARHNRWLLAPAVPTDKVYTMLVPITDPLQTTALAAQQKSATAGQLLNQPAPDPESADFVRVNGLRALVALPGDTKESLARRAGLKLRKFMQYNDLLAFDNIVVGQPYFVQKKRDKAAVEYHVARPGETVAIVSQKYGVRAKAIWAKNRMARNEELRPGRVLWMQHTRPKTVAVEYANATNDAALAAFERPVTAPPKPRPAEPQPDQGSLATTQSPEDATEDEVPAAPPAPATRPAPAAPRPAAPAAPVTSVVQPDSATDAHTENLNELPPAPAAVSATAPRPEPSVPAPAPRKPLPAPAPVADEPREEDLASEETDSEASRPTPTVSAPTAPAQAASAPAQPAPAPAAPAAPAPTVAATPAPVPAVAATPRGAAASTASTTAAVEPAPASGLHTVEPKENLYSVARRFGLRPADLIAWNKLPPVPSLRIGQVLRVVPPAPAVATSAPVATASPASVPTPTPTKPAATPVPAPEVESSEVASAPAAPAPVRHTVLPGETMYGISRKYGVTIKLIMEWNNKPDFSVKPGEILLIKPKN; this is encoded by the coding sequence ATGAAAAAGCTGATTTTCTTATTTCTGGGCCTGCTGCCGCTGCTGGCGGTGGGCCAAACCCAGCCCGTGCCCGCCGAGCTGAGCCTGGGTGGGCTGCGGCTGCGCCTGACCGACGGCGGCCGCCAGGCCGTGCAACAGAAAGTGGATGCTCTGCGTCGCCACCCGGCCTCGTTTCAGGCCCGCGTGGTGCTGGCCGATGCCTATTTTCCGCTGATTGACCGGGTGCTCCAGCAGGAAGGCGTGCCCGCCGACTTTCACTTTCTGGCCCTCCAGGAAAGCGGCTTGCAGGGCGACGCCCAGAGCATTCACGACGCCGTGGGTTACTGGCAGTTTAAGCGGGAGTCGGCTCAGGACTTTGGACTGACGATGAACGACGCGGTGGATGAGCGGAAGCACATCGTGGCCTCCTCGAAAGCCGCCGCCCAGTACCTGCTGCGCAGCAACAAGGTTTTCCGCAACTGGGCTAATTCTCTGCTCAGCTACAACCTGGGCCTCACCGGCACCAAGCCCTACACCCTGCCCACCGATGCCGGCGCCACGGAGGTGGAAATCAGTGAGCGGACCCACCCCTACGTGCTGACGTTCCTGGCGCACAAGGTGGCGTATGAGTCGGCGGTGGGGCTGAACCCGCGGCCACCTTTACAGCTACAGGAGTTTCCGGCCCCGGCCGGGCAGCCGCTGGCCGTGCTGGCTCCGGCTCTGCAACAGAGCCCCGAGCAGCTGGCCCGCCATAACCGCTGGCTGCTGGCCCCCGCCGTGCCTACCGACAAGGTGTACACCATGCTGGTGCCCATCACCGACCCGCTGCAAACCACGGCCTTGGCGGCCCAGCAAAAGAGCGCCACGGCCGGCCAGCTACTCAACCAGCCCGCCCCCGACCCCGAAAGCGCCGACTTCGTGCGCGTAAACGGCCTGCGCGCCCTGGTGGCCCTGCCCGGCGACACCAAGGAAAGCCTGGCCCGGCGGGCGGGTCTGAAGCTGCGCAAGTTCATGCAGTACAACGACCTGCTGGCCTTCGACAACATCGTGGTAGGCCAGCCCTATTTTGTGCAGAAAAAGCGCGACAAAGCCGCCGTAGAGTACCACGTGGCCCGCCCCGGCGAAACCGTAGCCATTGTGTCGCAGAAGTACGGGGTGCGGGCCAAGGCTATTTGGGCCAAAAACCGCATGGCCCGCAACGAAGAGCTGCGGCCGGGCCGGGTGCTCTGGATGCAGCACACCCGCCCCAAAACCGTAGCCGTCGAGTACGCCAATGCCACCAACGACGCGGCGCTGGCTGCGTTTGAGCGGCCGGTAACAGCCCCGCCCAAGCCCCGTCCCGCCGAGCCCCAGCCCGACCAAGGCTCACTCGCCACCACGCAGAGCCCGGAGGATGCTACAGAAGATGAAGTTCCCGCCGCGCCGCCGGCTCCCGCTACCCGGCCGGCGCCAGCTGCCCCGCGTCCGGCGGCTCCCGCGGCGCCGGTTACTTCCGTCGTGCAGCCCGACAGCGCCACCGATGCCCACACCGAAAACCTGAACGAGCTGCCCCCGGCGCCGGCCGCCGTTTCCGCTACGGCCCCACGCCCGGAGCCCAGCGTGCCGGCCCCAGCGCCCCGCAAGCCGCTGCCCGCCCCGGCCCCCGTAGCCGATGAGCCGCGCGAAGAAGACCTAGCCTCGGAGGAGACAGATAGTGAGGCATCCCGCCCGACCCCGACAGTATCAGCCCCGACAGCACCAGCCCAAGCCGCTTCTGCTCCTGCGCAGCCGGCACCTGCCCCGGCAGCCCCGGCTGCGCCAGCTCCCACCGTGGCGGCTACCCCTGCACCTGTTCCGGCGGTAGCCGCTACGCCACGGGGCGCGGCAGCTTCTACGGCATCGACTACGGCTGCGGTAGAGCCCGCACCGGCCTCAGGTCTGCACACGGTAGAGCCCAAGGAAAATCTGTACTCGGTAGCCCGGCGCTTTGGCCTGCGCCCGGCCGACTTGATTGCCTGGAACAAGCTGCCGCCCGTTCCCAGCTTGCGCATTGGCCAGGTGCTGCGTGTTGTGCCCCCGGCACCGGCTGTGGCTACGTCGGCTCCTGTAGCAACGGCTTCTCCCGCTTCCGTTCCTACACCAACTCCCACCAAGCCAGCCGCTACGCCGGTTCCGGCTCCCGAGGTTGAGAGTTCTGAAGTAGCTTCGGCTCCGGCCGCGCCAGCTCCGGTGCGCCACACTGTGTTGCCTGGCGAAACCATGTATGGAATTTCGCGCAAGTACGGCGTCACCATCAAGCTGATTATGGAGTGGAACAACAAGCCCGACTTCAGCGTGAAGCCCGGCGAAATTCTGCTTATCAAACCCAAAAACTAG